Below is a genomic region from Amycolatopsis sp. 195334CR.
GTAGGGCAGCTGGTACGACTCGTAGAACCCGTTCAGGTAGGTACCGGGCAGCCCGCGCGGCTCGCCCTCCTCCAGCGTGCCGCGCAGCCCGATGTGCCCGTTGGACAGCGCGAAGGTCGATTCGGTGCGCTGCAGCTGTTCGACGTCCATGCCGACCCACCGCAGCTCCCACGGCGACCGGTCGGACTGTTCGTAGCCGTGAGTCACTCAGCCCTCCAGTAGCTCGGCCAGATCGTCGACCACCACGTCGGCACCCGCCGCGCGCAGCTGATCGGCCTGATCGGCCCGGTTCACCCCTACCACGTACCCGAATTCTCCCGTTTTACCCGCTTTGACCCCGGCGATGGCGTCCTCGAAGACCGCCGCCGCGGCCGGTTCGGTGTCCAGCGCCCTGGCCCCGGCCAGGAACGAGTCGGGGGCGGGCTTGCCCCGCAGTCCCTGCTTGACGATCTCCACGCCGTCGATGCGGGCCTGCACGAACTGGGTCAGGTCACCGCCTTCGAGCACCTTGGCCCCGTTCGCCGACGAGGTGACCACGCCGATCTTCAGCCCGGCGTCGCGGGCGGCTTCGAGGTAGCGCACCGAACCGGGGTACGGGCGCACGCCGCGTTCGTCGATGATCGCCAGCACCAGGTCGTT
It encodes:
- a CDS encoding HAD family phosphatase — translated: MLGLPEEITTCLFDLDGVLTGTAELHKQAWKQTFDEFLRARDGDGFRPFTERDYADHVDGRPRFDGVREFLASREITLPEGGPDDPPDRATVHGVGNRKNDLVLAIIDERGVRPYPGSVRYLEAARDAGLKIGVVTSSANGAKVLEGGDLTQFVQARIDGVEIVKQGLRGKPAPDSFLAGARALDTEPAAAAVFEDAIAGVKAGKTGEFGYVVGVNRADQADQLRAAGADVVVDDLAELLEG